From one uncultured Paludibacter sp. genomic stretch:
- a CDS encoding Tetratricopeptide TPR_1 repeat-containing protein yields the protein MSKIKIIIFILVLGCFSTAFAAKKPAKKENLKQQILSSDEKTRFDYYFFEAMRQKNLEHYDAEMEALRMCESIDSLNGSVQSELGILYSNLDKTDKAVYAFQKAVNANPTNWWYRVQLISTLSSREKYEEAINQTLELKKQFPEKEEVYTMLASLYKQTGEYDKAIKALDDLEVFTGINDYLSFQKFQLYSALNKNQKAMAEIDKLIAKYPAETRYQVLKGDILLQLKQEEKAYQIYQNILATDPSNPFVYVSLANYYKQKNLPEKAMDAIVSALKNPQLPSDTKMEILGQYVEKLLYNKEKIAETENLFKILVDSYPLDEKTHMYYALFLQHQKRNDEALSELESVININPKNEQAWLNSLNILSEKEDTLGILNLTEKALKQLPETPQFYFYRSIAFYQLGKYDEALKTNEDALKSIDTSVPQVLSNFYAQMADIYYKMKEKEKAFDNYEKALNADPTNIYVMNNYAYYLSEEKTELRKAERMSAKTVEQEPTNSTYLDTYAWILYQQGNYSLAKFYIQKAVDNLDKEHEPGVILEHYGDILFALKDNAKALEMWQKAYDSGKKDDELKKKIEDLKKSL from the coding sequence ATGTCAAAAATAAAAATTATCATATTTATCCTTGTTTTGGGATGTTTTTCTACTGCATTTGCAGCAAAAAAACCGGCTAAAAAAGAGAATTTAAAACAGCAGATTTTATCTTCGGACGAAAAAACTCGTTTTGATTACTACTTTTTTGAAGCTATGCGTCAAAAAAATCTTGAGCATTACGATGCTGAAATGGAAGCGCTGAGAATGTGTGAAAGTATTGACTCGTTAAATGGCAGTGTTCAAAGCGAATTGGGTATTTTGTATTCCAATCTGGATAAAACAGACAAAGCGGTTTATGCATTTCAAAAGGCAGTGAATGCAAACCCAACAAATTGGTGGTATCGCGTTCAGTTAATTTCTACGCTTTCTTCCAGAGAAAAATATGAAGAAGCAATAAATCAGACATTGGAACTTAAAAAACAATTTCCTGAAAAAGAGGAAGTTTACACAATGCTTGCATCATTGTACAAGCAAACAGGAGAATATGATAAAGCCATAAAAGCATTAGACGATTTGGAAGTTTTTACCGGAATAAACGACTATTTGTCTTTTCAAAAATTCCAGCTATACTCAGCATTGAATAAAAATCAAAAGGCAATGGCTGAAATTGACAAACTCATTGCGAAATACCCTGCAGAAACACGTTATCAGGTTTTGAAAGGTGATATTCTTTTGCAATTAAAACAAGAAGAAAAAGCATATCAAATATATCAAAATATTTTAGCAACCGATCCGTCCAATCCTTTTGTATATGTATCGTTGGCAAATTATTACAAACAAAAAAATCTGCCCGAAAAAGCGATGGACGCTATTGTTTCCGCATTAAAAAATCCACAACTTCCTTCCGATACAAAAATGGAAATTTTGGGACAATATGTGGAAAAATTGCTTTATAATAAAGAAAAAATTGCTGAAACTGAGAATTTGTTTAAAATTTTGGTAGATTCTTATCCGTTGGATGAAAAAACGCATATGTATTACGCTCTCTTTTTGCAACATCAGAAAAGAAATGACGAAGCGCTTTCGGAATTGGAAAGTGTAATCAATATAAATCCTAAAAATGAACAGGCGTGGTTAAATTCATTAAATATTTTATCCGAAAAAGAAGATACGTTGGGGATTCTGAATTTAACAGAAAAAGCATTAAAACAACTTCCGGAAACTCCACAGTTTTATTTTTATCGTTCTATCGCTTTTTATCAATTGGGAAAATATGATGAGGCGCTGAAAACCAACGAAGATGCTTTAAAAAGTATAGATACGAGTGTTCCGCAAGTATTAAGTAATTTTTACGCTCAAATGGCTGATATCTACTACAAAATGAAAGAAAAAGAAAAAGCGTTTGATAATTACGAAAAAGCTCTCAATGCCGATCCTACCAATATTTATGTAATGAATAATTATGCATATTATTTATCCGAAGAAAAAACAGAATTGCGGAAAGCGGAGCGTATGAGTGCAAAAACGGTGGAACAAGAACCTACTAACAGCACGTATTTAGACACTTACGCTTGGATTCTTTATCAGCAAGGAAATTATTCGTTAGCAAAATTTTATATACAAAAAGCCGTTGATAATTTAGACAAAGAACACGAACCCGGTGTAATTTTAGAACATTACGGCGATATTCTTTTTGCATTAAAAGACAATGCTAAAGCCCTCGAGATGTGGCAAAAAGCATATGATTCAGGGAAAAAAGACGACGAACTGAAAAAGAAAATTGAAGACCTTAAGAAGAGTTTATAG
- a CDS encoding conserved hypothetical protein (Evidence 4 : Unknown function but conserved in other organisms): MGKFAVTLRKNGEFQFVLKAGNGQVILSSQGYEAKSSCMNGIESVRKNSLDDKRFDRKESSNGKPFFNLTATNGQVIGTSEMYESVAACENGIESVKKNAPDALVDDQTT, from the coding sequence ATGGGAAAATTTGCAGTAACATTAAGAAAAAATGGCGAGTTTCAATTTGTGTTGAAAGCCGGAAACGGTCAAGTAATTTTGTCAAGTCAGGGTTACGAAGCGAAATCAAGTTGTATGAACGGAATAGAATCTGTTCGTAAAAACAGTTTGGATGATAAACGTTTTGACAGAAAAGAATCTTCAAACGGAAAACCATTCTTCAACTTAACAGCTACCAACGGTCAAGTTATTGGAACGAGCGAAATGTACGAAAGCGTTGCAGCTTGTGAAAACGGAATTGAATCTGTGAAAAAGAATGCACCGGACGCTTTAGTTGACGACCAAACCACTTAA
- the yjgF gene encoding Enamine/imine deaminase, whose protein sequence is MKRIISTSNAPAAIGPYSQAVEANGMLFISGQVPVNPSVGKIQATDITSQTEQVFANILAILTEAGYTFADVVKSTVFLSDIAHFAGMNEVYKKYYPTECPARSAFAVKDLPLGALVEIETIAVK, encoded by the coding sequence ATGAAAAGAATAATTTCAACCTCAAATGCGCCCGCTGCAATTGGTCCTTATAGTCAAGCGGTAGAAGCAAACGGAATGCTGTTTATTTCAGGGCAAGTTCCGGTAAATCCATCAGTAGGCAAAATTCAAGCTACAGATATTACTTCTCAAACAGAGCAGGTTTTTGCAAATATCTTAGCTATCCTTACTGAAGCGGGATACACTTTTGCTGATGTTGTAAAATCTACCGTTTTTCTTTCAGACATCGCCCATTTTGCAGGAATGAATGAGGTGTATAAAAAATATTATCCAACAGAATGTCCTGCTCGTTCTGCTTTTGCCGTAAAAGATTTGCCACTTGGAGCGCTTGTCGAAATTGAAACGATTGCCGTAAAATAA
- a CDS encoding conserved exported hypothetical protein (Evidence 4 : Unknown function but conserved in other organisms), which produces MRTIKYISAILIIITFAACGTTKKITQQPPVETPKITINSAVEMVKTLEENQPSFLSANASKMSVDVNFKGREMSMGAACQLVTDSAIHLSLMPFMGIELFKLELTPKEFILIDKMNKRYYINTYAYFKNHFGININYNDIQSIISNRLFLAEKKAYLPEDFSWKENSPTTLTLLANGEKTMQETKIDSLLLTRISQVIIKAVDYNYVLYTDYSDFKKTGEYLFPQKTSIKAEDNGIIKASFSFDIQKLAFNEPLTLKPTNLARYTPGNLDAFFKK; this is translated from the coding sequence ATGAGAACGATAAAATATATTTCTGCAATACTTATAATAATTACGTTTGCTGCTTGCGGCACAACAAAAAAAATAACTCAACAACCTCCTGTAGAAACTCCTAAAATTACCATCAATTCTGCTGTAGAAATGGTAAAAACATTGGAAGAAAATCAACCGAGTTTTCTTTCGGCAAACGCTTCAAAAATGTCGGTAGATGTGAATTTTAAAGGGCGTGAAATGTCTATGGGAGCTGCTTGCCAATTGGTAACGGATTCTGCAATTCATCTTTCTTTAATGCCTTTTATGGGAATTGAACTTTTTAAGCTGGAGCTTACGCCAAAAGAATTTATTCTCATTGACAAAATGAATAAAAGATATTACATAAACACGTATGCCTATTTCAAAAACCATTTCGGAATAAATATAAATTATAATGATATTCAATCCATTATAAGCAACAGGTTATTTTTAGCCGAGAAAAAAGCATATCTCCCGGAGGATTTCAGCTGGAAGGAAAATTCTCCTACAACACTTACGCTGCTTGCAAACGGTGAAAAAACTATGCAGGAAACAAAAATAGACTCGCTGCTACTTACTAGAATTTCACAGGTAATTATAAAAGCTGTGGACTATAATTACGTTCTCTACACCGATTATTCTGACTTTAAAAAAACCGGTGAATATCTTTTCCCGCAAAAAACATCAATTAAAGCAGAAGATAATGGAATTATAAAAGCATCGTTTAGTTTCGATATTCAAAAATTAGCATTCAATGAACCTTTAACATTAAAACCTACAAACTTAGCAAGATACACACCGGGAAATTTAGACGCGTTTTTTAAAAAATAA
- a CDS encoding Peptide-binding protein: MTLQDKYKAIVDAAQQAGATELQVVEQGGVLHIDGEVPSGEVKDKLWSIYESIDPNFKSGDLVLNVNAKVTEGGKVRVITQEGNLNIRKGPGTDQPIVGKAAKGEIITLISKANEQWWLVRTNDGEQGYSYAQYLEPVI; the protein is encoded by the coding sequence ATGACTTTACAAGATAAATATAAAGCTATTGTCGACGCAGCACAACAAGCTGGCGCCACCGAGCTTCAAGTTGTAGAACAAGGAGGAGTTCTTCATATTGATGGAGAAGTTCCAAGTGGAGAAGTAAAAGACAAACTATGGAGTATTTATGAAAGTATTGATCCAAACTTCAAATCGGGGGATTTAGTATTAAATGTTAACGCTAAAGTAACAGAAGGCGGAAAAGTAAGAGTAATCACACAAGAAGGAAATTTGAATATCCGTAAAGGTCCCGGGACAGATCAACCAATTGTAGGAAAAGCTGCTAAAGGAGAAATTATTACCCTTATTAGCAAAGCAAATGAACAATGGTGGTTAGTACGCACGAACGACGGTGAACAAGGATATTCTTATGCCCAATATCTTGAACCGGTAATATAA
- the dut gene encoding Deoxyuridine 5'-triphosphate nucleotidohydrolase — MKIRIVNKSKHLLPEYATVFSAGMDLRANIDEPIELKPLERKLISTGLYIELPESYEAQIRPRSGLAIKKGITVLNSPGTIDADYRGEICVILINLSNEPFVINDGERICQMVIARHAQAEWEQVELLNETDRGAGGFGHTGKH; from the coding sequence ATGAAAATCAGAATAGTAAATAAATCGAAACATTTGTTGCCGGAATACGCAACGGTTTTTTCGGCAGGAATGGATTTAAGAGCCAACATTGATGAACCGATTGAATTAAAACCTTTGGAACGAAAATTGATTTCTACAGGATTATATATAGAATTGCCCGAAAGTTACGAAGCGCAAATCCGTCCCCGAAGCGGGCTGGCAATAAAAAAGGGAATTACCGTTTTAAATTCTCCCGGAACGATTGATGCCGATTATCGTGGCGAAATTTGTGTTATTTTAATCAATTTGTCGAATGAACCGTTTGTGATAAACGACGGTGAACGTATTTGTCAAATGGTTATTGCTCGTCACGCTCAAGCTGAATGGGAACAAGTAGAACTTTTAAATGAAACAGACAGAGGCGCAGGCGGTTTCGGACACACCGGAAAACATTAA
- a CDS encoding Transport-associated protein, translated as MKKIVSMLALVAFIALGLNSCAPKDADIQKAVQTAISTNPDATGVSVSVEKQVVTLTGEVKDEATSAAIAAAAQEVKGVKSVVNSLTVTPPPPVISAADETLMTQLKDALKDNPTVTFTVKDGVITLTGEVKKMDLPKLMQKISALKPVKVENNLTIK; from the coding sequence ATGAAAAAAATCGTTTCTATGTTGGCTTTGGTTGCTTTTATTGCGCTGGGATTAAATTCTTGTGCGCCAAAAGATGCCGACATTCAAAAAGCTGTACAAACTGCCATTTCAACTAATCCGGATGCTACAGGCGTATCGGTGAGCGTAGAAAAACAAGTGGTAACATTAACAGGCGAAGTAAAAGACGAGGCTACGAGTGCCGCTATTGCTGCTGCCGCTCAAGAGGTAAAAGGCGTAAAATCAGTAGTAAATAGTTTAACTGTTACTCCTCCTCCTCCTGTAATTAGCGCAGCCGACGAAACTTTAATGACACAACTAAAAGATGCATTAAAAGATAACCCTACCGTAACTTTTACAGTAAAAGACGGAGTAATTACATTGACTGGCGAAGTAAAAAAAATGGATTTACCTAAATTGATGCAAAAAATCAGTGCTTTAAAACCGGTAAAGGTTGAAAATAATTTAACCATTAAATAA
- a CDS encoding Peptidase M23: protein MMKKNIVHIIIIFVFSISQFSVSAQTVEQLKKERKQIQKKLEQTSKILRETQKNEKQSIKKLNVLKQGVIERKALINNYNSEINILENKITKLSSEQAALEKELAKLKKDYTRLIQKAQINKNVYSKLMFILSADNFDQSIRRMRYLHEFTAYEKQQGNKIKEIQKKLEQKTDSLGQHKLSKVQAVQAKKAETTKLQKDQKNEQIVLTGLQKKEKNLSSEYQRNQRKVNEINAKIERIIAEEIRKAEERKRAEEARQKKLAEQRRKEAERSKETGKTTKTSSEVAVKEEKEPTLPAYEISKETREENLLSGNFERNRGRLPWPVDRGSVSGHFGVQPHPVLKQVTVNNKGTYFQSPSGTNARAVYDGLVTSVFSIPGGGNAVIVQHGNYRSVYGNLSSVYVKMNQKVSTKQPIGRIYSDDETGKTELYFQIWQGRQLLNPEGWITR, encoded by the coding sequence ATGATGAAGAAAAACATAGTTCATATAATTATAATTTTCGTTTTCAGTATCAGCCAATTTTCTGTTTCGGCTCAAACCGTAGAACAATTAAAGAAAGAGCGAAAGCAAATTCAGAAAAAACTGGAACAAACAAGCAAAATATTAAGGGAAACTCAAAAAAACGAAAAACAATCGATTAAAAAACTCAATGTTTTAAAACAAGGCGTGATTGAGAGAAAAGCATTGATAAACAATTATAATTCGGAAATAAATATTTTAGAGAATAAAATTACCAAATTATCCTCAGAACAAGCCGCACTCGAAAAAGAACTTGCAAAACTGAAAAAAGATTACACACGGCTTATTCAAAAAGCGCAAATAAACAAAAACGTATATTCAAAACTGATGTTTATACTTTCTGCCGATAATTTTGATCAAAGTATACGCAGAATGCGTTACTTACACGAATTTACCGCTTATGAAAAACAACAAGGAAACAAAATAAAAGAAATTCAGAAAAAATTAGAACAAAAAACCGATAGTCTCGGACAACATAAATTATCGAAAGTACAAGCCGTACAAGCTAAAAAAGCTGAAACTACAAAATTACAAAAAGACCAAAAAAACGAACAAATTGTGTTAACCGGTTTGCAGAAAAAAGAAAAAAATCTCTCATCGGAATATCAGAGGAATCAACGCAAAGTAAACGAAATAAATGCCAAAATAGAACGAATTATTGCCGAAGAAATTCGTAAAGCAGAAGAACGTAAGAGAGCGGAAGAAGCTCGCCAGAAAAAACTTGCAGAACAAAGACGCAAAGAAGCAGAAAGATCAAAAGAAACCGGAAAAACCACTAAAACATCTTCAGAAGTTGCTGTGAAAGAAGAAAAAGAACCAACTTTGCCTGCTTATGAAATTTCTAAAGAAACGCGTGAAGAAAATTTGCTTTCGGGAAATTTTGAACGCAACCGCGGTCGTCTTCCTTGGCCTGTAGATAGAGGTTCGGTAAGCGGACATTTTGGAGTTCAACCGCATCCCGTGCTTAAACAAGTAACCGTAAACAATAAAGGTACGTATTTTCAATCGCCGTCCGGAACAAACGCACGTGCTGTTTACGATGGTTTAGTTACATCTGTGTTCAGCATTCCCGGCGGAGGAAACGCCGTTATCGTTCAACACGGAAATTATAGAAGCGTTTATGGAAATTTGTCCAGTGTTTATGTTAAAATGAACCAAAAAGTATCAACAAAACAACCTATCGGAAGAATTTATTCTGATGATGAAACCGGAAAAACCGAATTGTATTTTCAAATTTGGCAAGGGCGCCAACTCTTAAATCCTGAAGGTTGGATTACGCGATAA
- a CDS encoding hypothetical protein (Evidence 5 : Unknown function), whose amino-acid sequence MLFVFRLLINILVVKKYIIPNYITFLDLHLFKSVINYIIEQQNSFQTIDF is encoded by the coding sequence ATGTTGTTTGTTTTTAGATTGTTAATAAATATTTTAGTTGTTAAAAAATATATTATTCCAAATTATATAACATTTTTGGATTTACATTTGTTTAAGAGCGTTATTAATTACATTATAGAACAGCAAAATTCATTCCAAACAATTGATTTTTAG
- a CDS encoding hypothetical protein (Evidence 5 : Unknown function) codes for MKHITIKHFFILVFLLTNFSFFFVKAQKVHTSYLWHMDQPVYWADKSQDKPDSKQFVEESQRLKMSGGNMYPGSSVSHPTNNLEEIFTKDDRRNAYQSVPRDAVNSIKDLSNAGAQLSISAGLMENIQSLGAKNQWGYGSGWMNPYKEANSWKTSGGFPRLDIVGFTYDHALSPLVSERTLIKQIQAHQYAANKYYGYVSKGYWPAECAFSERIIKALVTCNIQWSVIANSHLARTLSDYVHPYNINGNVDAPNKADQVTTTGDHWYSGAIDGRGSTLAAPYCYQAHKAQYIDPATGTSYKIDVVPMCNYISYEDGYGTHGTSDIASNIEPYSNTSQPSIVLMAHDGDNAWGGGSSYYNESVTGFTHSAASAGYEPTTVQQFLTDHPVPANDIVKVEDGAWVNADSDWGHPQFINWLWPLYSKTNYRFDPNGWTEDARNWAVITATENYVTMAEDLEGGNLCINYIADGGTSATNAEKAWHFYFGGLNSGFMYYGKAEDMEVKPSMTGNIAIDYAQKVIDANPGIDNTPPSVFIPQRFPYNPGGYIFGPTTGYKKIAASSDFDIWTYAYDVNGLASVTLKYRLDKDGDNPVSSIQNEIYAGGSEVEAWQDVAMTRQAMAADPTNDAELNFFILPKAKADLCYAAITGLKDKLVDYYVEAVDTKGNVFKTPIQHVYIGTNDGGGGGSTDVSWEPTSPTTANTITITCKNATSESLLHWGVNGNSGTWTTPNAAYQPTGTIAATGGAVQTPFVNVDGVWKITLGPFNNPAQAVSSVNFVIKHANNVWDNNGGSNYNITVSPVVTDNPTGTSITKPLDANASYTFSTSDFGFSSPKGNTFKGVKIISLPANGTLTVNGTAASVNQLVTDVTKMVYTISASSSSFTYKIVDSADLISDANYVATFNLNSANAITVKFKKPTDWGTSGVNLWAWTSTGNLFASWPGIAMTEGNDNWYSYTFDASVTNVNVIFSKNGSPQSVDVTGITASTCYEYDAVSGNKFTVKTTICSGTGLFDKQVIKQITIFPQPAKTQFVVNLPNSGDFGVYTLSILDISGKTVQTNYFEGETAEIPCMNLKSGVYVVRIINENKTSIYTSKLVKI; via the coding sequence ATGAAACACATTACAATTAAACATTTCTTTATTCTTGTTTTTTTATTAACAAATTTCTCTTTCTTTTTTGTAAAAGCACAAAAAGTTCACACTTCCTATCTTTGGCATATGGATCAGCCAGTTTATTGGGCTGATAAAAGCCAAGACAAACCGGATTCAAAACAGTTTGTTGAAGAATCGCAACGATTAAAAATGAGTGGCGGAAACATGTATCCGGGAAGTTCCGTATCACATCCTACCAATAATTTAGAAGAAATTTTCACCAAAGACGACCGTAGAAATGCTTATCAATCTGTGCCTCGTGATGCTGTGAACAGTATTAAAGATTTATCCAATGCAGGAGCACAGTTAAGTATTTCAGCAGGATTAATGGAAAATATTCAATCTTTAGGAGCTAAAAACCAATGGGGTTACGGAAGCGGATGGATGAATCCGTATAAAGAAGCAAACAGTTGGAAAACTTCCGGTGGTTTCCCACGACTGGATATTGTCGGCTTTACTTACGACCATGCATTATCTCCGCTTGTAAGCGAACGTACATTGATAAAACAAATCCAAGCTCATCAATATGCAGCAAATAAATATTATGGATATGTTTCAAAAGGTTACTGGCCCGCTGAATGTGCTTTTTCCGAAAGAATTATTAAAGCGCTTGTAACCTGCAATATTCAGTGGTCGGTAATCGCAAACAGTCATTTGGCACGTACACTATCTGATTATGTTCATCCGTACAATATTAACGGTAATGTTGACGCCCCAAACAAAGCCGATCAAGTTACAACAACAGGAGATCATTGGTATTCAGGAGCTATTGATGGGCGCGGAAGTACACTTGCAGCTCCATATTGTTATCAAGCACACAAAGCGCAATACATTGATCCCGCTACGGGAACTTCTTATAAAATAGATGTAGTTCCAATGTGTAATTACATTAGTTATGAAGATGGATACGGAACACATGGAACAAGTGATATTGCATCCAACATTGAACCGTACAGCAACACATCGCAACCATCTATCGTTCTTATGGCTCACGATGGAGATAATGCTTGGGGCGGAGGAAGTAGTTATTACAATGAATCGGTTACTGGTTTTACGCATTCAGCTGCATCTGCAGGATATGAACCAACCACAGTTCAACAATTTCTCACAGACCATCCCGTTCCTGCAAATGATATTGTAAAAGTGGAAGACGGAGCATGGGTAAATGCAGATAGTGATTGGGGACATCCACAGTTTATCAATTGGTTATGGCCTCTTTATTCTAAAACCAATTATCGTTTTGACCCCAATGGATGGACTGAAGATGCACGAAATTGGGCTGTGATTACTGCTACGGAAAATTATGTAACCATGGCGGAAGACTTGGAGGGTGGAAATTTATGCATCAATTACATTGCTGATGGTGGAACATCTGCAACAAATGCTGAAAAAGCGTGGCATTTTTATTTCGGCGGATTAAATTCCGGTTTTATGTACTATGGAAAAGCGGAAGATATGGAAGTGAAACCTTCTATGACAGGAAATATCGCAATTGATTATGCACAAAAAGTAATTGATGCAAATCCCGGTATAGATAACACACCTCCTTCAGTATTTATTCCACAACGTTTTCCATACAATCCCGGAGGATATATTTTTGGACCCACAACAGGTTATAAAAAGATTGCTGCATCAAGCGATTTTGATATTTGGACTTATGCTTACGATGTAAATGGCTTAGCTTCAGTTACTTTAAAATATCGTTTAGATAAAGATGGAGATAATCCTGTCAGCAGTATTCAAAATGAAATTTACGCTGGAGGAAGCGAAGTTGAAGCGTGGCAAGATGTAGCAATGACACGTCAAGCAATGGCAGCCGACCCAACAAATGATGCAGAACTGAATTTCTTTATTCTTCCAAAAGCAAAAGCCGATTTGTGTTATGCTGCTATTACCGGATTAAAAGATAAATTAGTAGATTATTACGTGGAAGCTGTTGATACCAAGGGGAATGTATTTAAAACGCCAATTCAACACGTATATATAGGAACAAACGATGGCGGCGGTGGCGGTTCCACCGATGTTTCTTGGGAACCAACTTCTCCTACAACTGCAAATACAATCACCATTACTTGCAAAAATGCTACTTCAGAATCACTTTTACATTGGGGCGTAAATGGAAATAGTGGAACTTGGACAACGCCAAACGCAGCATATCAACCAACAGGTACAATTGCAGCTACAGGTGGCGCTGTGCAAACTCCTTTTGTAAACGTAGATGGCGTTTGGAAAATAACATTGGGACCGTTTAATAATCCGGCTCAAGCAGTTTCGAGTGTCAATTTTGTGATAAAACACGCAAACAATGTTTGGGATAATAACGGAGGAAGCAACTATAATATTACAGTTTCACCAGTTGTAACAGATAATCCGACAGGAACAAGTATCACAAAACCGTTGGATGCAAATGCTTCTTATACATTCTCTACTTCTGATTTTGGATTTTCCAGTCCGAAAGGGAATACATTCAAAGGAGTAAAAATTATCTCGCTTCCCGCAAACGGAACTTTGACGGTAAACGGAACTGCTGCTTCCGTAAATCAATTAGTTACGGATGTTACAAAAATGGTTTACACTATTTCGGCTTCCTCTTCTTCATTTACCTATAAAATTGTAGACAGCGCCGATTTAATTAGCGATGCAAATTACGTTGCAACTTTTAATTTGAACAGTGCAAATGCAATTACAGTGAAATTTAAAAAACCAACAGATTGGGGAACTTCGGGAGTAAATCTTTGGGCTTGGACTTCAACAGGAAATTTATTTGCTTCCTGGCCCGGCATAGCAATGACTGAAGGAAATGACAATTGGTATTCATATACATTTGACGCTTCCGTAACCAATGTTAATGTAATTTTTAGTAAAAATGGTTCGCCGCAATCGGTAGATGTTACAGGCATAACTGCCTCCACTTGTTATGAATATGATGCGGTAAGTGGAAACAAATTTACAGTTAAAACAACCATTTGTTCCGGGACGGGATTATTTGACAAACAAGTAATAAAACAAATTACAATTTTTCCACAGCCGGCAAAAACTCAATTTGTAGTGAACTTACCAAATTCGGGAGATTTCGGGGTTTATACTTTGAGCATTTTAGATATAAGCGGAAAAACCGTGCAGACTAATTATTTTGAAGGCGAAACCGCAGAAATTCCTTGTATGAATTTAAAATCAGGAGTGTATGTGGTAAGAATTATAAATGAAAACAAAACAAGTATTTACACCTCAAAATTGGTGAAAATATAA